The region CTATTTATAAGCAACTGATCGAATTTGAATCTGATAAATTAAAAATGATAACTAATTCCGGAATACAAGCCTAAAAGGACTGGTTTGAAATTTCCAGAATCATTAGTGAAAGTATTCAGTTGGTATTTGACCATGGGTTCAATATTCAGTTGGAAAGATTTGACAAATTTGTATTTGAATCCAAGTCCAAAATTGGTACTAAAATGAACCGAATTCAAGTTATTTGCTTCACCAAGTTTTAGATTAGTATTGGTTGATAATAATGAAATTTCATTCTCTTCGAGAAATAAAGTACTGATTCCGCCTATGATGTTAATACCTATTTTCTTATCCAAAACGGCATAGGAAAGTTCTAAAGGAACTTCATAATAGCCCATTTTTTGATTGATGGTGCCACTGCTTGTTTTTTGTAAATTTTTTTCAAAAGACATCAACGAATTTAGATTAGTATTAGTATGAACTTCTATTAGTGCGGTGTTAGTGTAATTGACATTGGCCAAAGTGGTGTTTTGCAAACCCGAAGAATAAACCACATTATTAGTATTATACCCCAATGAAAACTTATTGATTCCGGATCGTAAAGCTACTTTTTTATTGATGGCATAATTGACTCCAATACCAAATCCAAGGCTTTTATCCGTAGTTTTAGAATTTTCTGAAAATTGTGGATCGATAGAGGATCCTTTAGAACTTGACTGTGGATACATCGCGGCAATATTTGGCGTGATTTCCCATCTGTTTTTGTAAGAGGCAAACACTTTGCCTTTTCTTGCTTCTTTGTCCTTTAAAATAGCTTCTAATTCATTTTCAGGTGTGATTTCAATTTGTTTTTTCAAATCGTTTTGGACAATAGAAGTATTCGGATTTTCTTTGACAGCTTCTTTTTCCGATTTTATATTAAAAATTTCCTCCGTGGTATTTGGATTTTTCAGCTTGTTTTTTTCTGAGAGCGCTAATTCTGACTTCGAAGTTTCTTTTTTGAGATCCGTTTGCTTTAACGGTGAATTATTTTTTTGGAAATAAACTGCAACAGAATTTTGATTCTTCGCTTGGCCAAGGGCGATTTTTGTTGGTACAGGAGTTGTAATTTCTTTTTCATTTTTGTTGGTTTTTTTTAGGTTTTTTGGTGGAGTTAGGGCAACTTTTGTATTGTTTTTTAAATTAATACTGTTTTTATTTTCCTCTGGTTTTGTAGGAACAGAAGTTGTATCGAAGGTTGAAGAATTCAAAGAGTTATTGTCTAGAACGATGCGGTCAGGAGAATCCGTAGCGGTTTTGAAAATGGTATTTAACGCAAAAAAGCCCAGAAAAAAGGCTGCTGCGATTCCAGAGTATTTCAGCCAAAGCGGAAGTACTTTTCGTTCTTTTTTTTCCTCCTTCATAGCGGCTTGGATGTTAGACCAAGTTTGCTCTTGAGGTTCTGTTTCAAAATCTTTGAATCTTTCTTGAAACAATCGGTCTATGTTTTTGTTGTTTTTCATTTTGCCGATGATTCGAATTTAATTTCTGTTAGTTTTTCAATTTTTTCTTTCAAAATCAATCGTGCTCTGAAAAGATTTGATTTTGTTGTTCCGGTCGAAATGTTTAGCATTTCGCTGATTTCCTGGTGTGAATAGCCGTCCAGGACATATAAGCTAAATACGATTCGATATTGATCCGGGAGTTCATGAATGATTTGTAATAAATAGTCTAGGGATATTTTTTCATCATCTATATCAACTTCGACCTCTGAAATATTCTCGTCCAGCACCTCCATAAATCGGACGCCTTTAAATTTTTGTAAGGCATTGTTTATCAGTAATCTTTTGGCCCAGCCTTCAAAAGAACCTTTGCCGCTGAATTGTTCTATTTTTTTAAAAATAAGTATAAAACCATCCTGCAAGTTATCTTGAGCATCTTCATAATTTCGGGAATATTTTAAACACACCCCAAAGAACTTCTTAGCAAACAATTGGTATAGTTGCTCCTGAGCTTTGGGGTGATTCTTTTTACAATCCTTGATTATTTGTTCTAATGCCACAGAATGGTTTTATGGGTTATTCAACTACTTGAATTTCTACATCTTCAAATATGTCTTTATTATCAGCATCTTTCCCTTTGTAAAACTTAAAAATATAAGAACCCGTTGCCGTTACAGTAAAGTTAAATGAAGTTTCTGATAAAGCAGGAACATCAGTAGAGCAAACTTGGTTGTCTTTTACTGCAGTCTGTACACCTATTGTTCTTGTGTTTAAATCTTTAGCATAATATATTCCTTGAAAAATATGGCAAGCTGTAGGTTTTTGATATTTTAATTCTATTTTATAAGTCTCTCCCAGTTTAAAACTCTCAGGCAGAGTATAACTTTCTACCGGAAGCACACTGTAGGTATAAGTATCCCTGTTGTCGTTGTCAAGGCTACAACTTACCAATGTTGTCATGAATAGTACTAATAATGCAATTTTTTTCATCTTCTTTAAAATTTAATAGGTTAAAAATGAACTTGTTTTTGTTACAGATGGAACAAGCTCTACGTCTTAGATAAGGTGTTTTAAAAAAGGTTGCGTCAAAAAGGTATTTTTTTTCAAAAAATTAAACTTTTATTTTCTGTCTATTGTATAAAAAAAGGTTGCCTAATACTAAACAACCTTTTTTAATAGGATTTATGAAGCTGGGCTTACAACAATAGTTTGAGTTATAAATTCAGTCTCTGTTTTTTTAAACTTCAAAATGTAAGTTCCTTCGGCTGTGGCTTTGAACTTGTATGGCGTCTTTTTTATGGTTGGAATTGCATTACAATTAACGTCTTCATATTGAGATTCAACCTCTATTGTTTTGGTATTTTCAGATGCAGTTTCAACAAATTTA is a window of Flavobacterium acetivorans DNA encoding:
- a CDS encoding RNA polymerase sigma factor translates to MALEQIIKDCKKNHPKAQEQLYQLFAKKFFGVCLKYSRNYEDAQDNLQDGFILIFKKIEQFSGKGSFEGWAKRLLINNALQKFKGVRFMEVLDENISEVEVDIDDEKISLDYLLQIIHELPDQYRIVFSLYVLDGYSHQEISEMLNISTGTTKSNLFRARLILKEKIEKLTEIKFESSAK